Proteins from a genomic interval of Lycium ferocissimum isolate CSIRO_LF1 chromosome 2, AGI_CSIRO_Lferr_CH_V1, whole genome shotgun sequence:
- the LOC132047505 gene encoding uncharacterized protein LOC132047505, whose amino-acid sequence MSSSPAKFSEAVRNVTTTSTPTAGFTPFTVETSHPFYIHPSDNPSCPLVSPAFDGHDFVMWRRNMLVSLSAKNKLGVITGRNPKPEAESPYYSAWKRCNDMLIAWITNSLTRDIAITLIGYATTKDIWVDLNDRFGQSYGSKYIQIQREISAIGQGSSDIATYFTRMRGLWDELHVAYVGPPCTYGALPKLLEDQQLFQFLSGLNESYSSCKNNILTMYPMPSISKAYSTLQHDEHQKESSSHVPNFSDGSNSFSASVSQGYNRQSFPQWVNFDPKKPTSTPNGSLLHGYPPNYKFTKNKRGSASCVQGSPANSLDLGSSTVTANSGPILAVLQLRIDIILHNVLLVPSCHFNLISIHQLIVQLDCIAILTTFACFLHAPSLKRPLEIGRAAKGLYFHHHPVSTPSIFLYNSVFNNSTSVNVCSSTVSSQATVTNVLPSVSCNPIYDINKANLF is encoded by the exons ATGAGTAGTTCACCAGCTAAATTCTCTGAGGCTGTGCGAAATGTTACTACTACTTCGACTCCGACTGCTGGTTTTACACCTTTCACTGTTGAAACCTCACATCCTTTCTATATTCACCCATCAGATAACCCTAGTTGCCCTCTAGTTTCACCTGCATTCGATGGACATGATTTTGTTATGTGGCGCAGAAACATGCTTGTCTCACTTTCTGCTAAAAATAAATTGGGGGTAATCACGGGTAGAAACCCTAAACCAGAGGCTGAATCACCATATTACTCTGCTTGGAAAAGGTGCAATGACATGCTTATTGCTTGGATAACAAATTCACTGACTAGAGACATAGCAATCACCCTTATAGGATATGCCACTACTAAGGACATCTGGGTTGACCTCAATGATAGATTTGGTCAATCATATGGGTCCAAATACATCCAAATTCAGAGAGAAATTAGTGCCATTGGTCAGGGTTCATCAGACATAGCAACATATTTCACTAGGATGAGAGGTCTGTGGGATGAGTTACATGTTGCATATGTGGGGCCACCATGCACATATGGTGCTCTTCCAAAACTGCTAGAGGATCAACAATTATTTCAGTTCTTAAGTGGACTGAATGAATCTTATTCGTCTTGCAAAAATAACATTCTCACGATGTATCCAATGCCTTCCATTAGCAAAGCTTACTCAACGCTACAACATGATGAACATCAGAAAGAGAGTTCATCTCATGTCCCTAATTTCTCAGATGGATCCAATTCATTCTCAGCTTCAGTTAGTCAGGGGTACAACAGGCAGTCTTTTCCTCAATGGGTcaattttgatccaaagaaaCCAACTTCTACCCCTAATGGTTCCTT GTTACATGGCTATCCTCCAAATTACAAGTTTACTAAGAATAAGAGAGGGTCAGCGTCTTGTGTTCAAGGCTCACCTGCGAATTCTCTTGATCTTGGTAGTTCAACAGTTACTGCCAACTCAGGTCCCATTCTTGCTG TTTTGCAG TTGAGAATTGATATTATTTTACACAATGTTCTTCTTGTGCCTTCATGTCATTTTAATTTGATATCTATTCATCAATTGATTGTCCAACTTGATTGCATAGCAATCCTAACTACATTTGCCTGTTTTCTACATGCCCCTTCTCTGAAGAGGCCACTGGAAATTGGTAGAGCTGCTAAAGGATTGTATTTCCACCATCATCCAGTCTCCACACCATcaatttttctttataattCTGTTTTCAATAATTCTACTTCTGTTAATGTGTGTAGTTCTACTGTTTCTTCTCAAGCTACAGTTACAAATGTATTGCCCAGTGTTTCTTGTAACCCCATTTATGATATAAATAAAGCTAATTTGTTTTGA